Proteins encoded together in one Chryseobacterium sp. G0201 window:
- a CDS encoding RNA methyltransferase: MVHKLKLEELNRIDVETFKKVEKIPLIIILDNIRSMHNVGATFRTADAFLIEKIILCGITPQPPHREIHKAALGATESVDWSHESDINTTIGDLKSKGFEIIGIEQTSNSQMITDFTIDKTKKYALILGNEVEGISDEALENIDTFLEIPQLGTKHSLNVSVCGGIVMWEFTKALK, from the coding sequence TTGGTACACAAATTAAAACTGGAAGAACTTAACAGAATAGATGTAGAAACATTCAAGAAAGTTGAGAAAATTCCTTTGATCATTATTTTAGATAATATTAGAAGCATGCACAACGTGGGTGCTACTTTCAGAACGGCAGATGCTTTTTTAATTGAAAAAATTATTCTGTGCGGGATCACTCCACAACCGCCTCACCGTGAGATTCACAAAGCGGCATTAGGCGCAACAGAAAGCGTTGACTGGAGCCATGAAAGTGATATTAACACAACAATCGGTGATCTGAAAAGTAAAGGATTTGAAATTATTGGTATTGAACAAACTTCAAACAGCCAGATGATTACAGATTTCACGATCGATAAAACAAAGAAATATGCTTTAATTTTAGGAAATGAAGTGGAAGGAATCAGCGATGAAGCATTAGAAAATATTGATACATTTTTAGAAATTCCCCAATTAGGAACTAAGCATTCTTTAAATGTAAGTGTATGTGGCGGAATCGTCATGTGGGAATTCACAAAAGCCTTAAAATAA
- a CDS encoding toxin-antitoxin system YwqK family antitoxin — protein sequence MKYIFLLLFSTISFALAQKPCGFKDGLQEGTCKQFYENGQVKEVADWKKGKLEGDAVFYFENGKTQAKGEYKKGYKVKEWSYYDKNGVLTSKEVFRNGEKNVYDNSSTATFYSPSGVVIEVSNYKFGKLDGESKLFHENGKSVKQIGYYEKGIATGKWKMLYPSGKIQRETEFVNDKWNGTRVHYREDGSIEKTEVYKDGKLISTK from the coding sequence ATGAAATACATTTTTCTATTATTATTTTCAACAATATCTTTCGCTTTAGCTCAAAAACCATGCGGATTTAAAGACGGCTTACAGGAAGGAACCTGCAAACAGTTCTATGAAAACGGACAGGTAAAAGAAGTTGCAGACTGGAAAAAAGGGAAATTAGAAGGCGATGCTGTTTTTTATTTTGAAAATGGAAAAACTCAGGCCAAAGGAGAATATAAAAAAGGATATAAAGTAAAAGAATGGTCGTATTACGATAAAAATGGAGTTTTAACCTCGAAAGAAGTCTTTAGAAATGGTGAAAAAAACGTTTACGATAACAGCTCTACGGCAACTTTTTATTCACCTTCAGGCGTTGTAATTGAAGTTTCTAATTATAAATTTGGTAAATTAGACGGCGAAAGCAAACTTTTTCACGAAAATGGAAAATCCGTAAAGCAGATCGGATATTACGAAAAAGGGATTGCTACAGGAAAGTGGAAAATGCTTTATCCATCGGGTAAAATCCAAAGGGAAACGGAATTCGTAAATGATAAATGGAATGGCACCAGAGTACATTATCGCGAAGACGGAAGCATTGAAAAAACAGAAGTTTATAAAGACGGAAAATTAATTTCAACAAAATAA
- a CDS encoding bestrophin family protein, translating to MRAYNTKHFLKILFSLHKSDTLKILFPSMILVGLYSWGIQYLEVEYFHLTSKSGVSNVGMIHSLLGFVLSLLLVFRTNTAYDRWWEGRKLWGKLVNDTRNFAVKINNILIDDRKDAEQIARYLKFYPHFLAKHLSKESTRLALDEDYSEIEKSLKHHGPSEIVILLTHKLGQLKKEGKISDVEMLYLDNQLSGFLDVCGGCERIKNTPIPYSYSSFIKKFIILYVFALPIAYVINIGLFMVPLTVFVYYVLMSLEMIAEEIEDPFNNDENDIPMEALAQNIEKNVHQIMGLKK from the coding sequence ATGAGAGCCTACAATACCAAACATTTCCTTAAAATCCTTTTCAGTTTACATAAAAGTGATACGTTGAAAATCCTTTTTCCAAGTATGATTTTGGTAGGACTGTACTCTTGGGGTATTCAGTATTTAGAAGTAGAATATTTTCATCTTACTTCAAAATCCGGAGTCAGCAATGTGGGAATGATTCATTCTTTATTAGGTTTTGTTCTTTCTTTGTTATTGGTTTTCAGGACAAACACAGCGTACGACAGATGGTGGGAAGGAAGAAAACTTTGGGGAAAATTGGTAAACGACACCCGAAATTTTGCTGTAAAAATCAATAATATCTTAATTGATGACAGAAAAGATGCTGAACAGATTGCAAGATATCTAAAATTTTATCCTCACTTTTTAGCAAAACATCTTTCTAAGGAATCCACGAGATTGGCTTTGGATGAAGATTATTCTGAAATTGAAAAATCTTTGAAACATCACGGACCAAGTGAAATTGTTATTCTTTTAACGCATAAATTGGGTCAGTTAAAAAAAGAAGGCAAAATATCAGACGTTGAAATGCTGTATTTAGATAATCAACTTTCCGGTTTTCTGGATGTTTGTGGTGGTTGTGAGAGAATTAAAAATACTCCAATTCCTTATTCTTATTCTTCGTTTATTAAGAAATTTATTATTCTGTATGTTTTTGCTTTGCCGATTGCTTATGTCATCAACATCGGGCTTTTCATGGTGCCATTGACCGTTTTTGTGTACTATGTATTGATGAGTCTGGAAATGATTGCGGAAGAAATTGAAGATCCTTTTAATAATGATGAAAATGATATTCCGATGGAAGCTTTGGCGCAGAATATCGAGAAGAATGTTCACCAAATTATGGGTCTTAAAAAATAA
- a CDS encoding cupin-like domain-containing protein produces the protein MILENVDVVNDISKEDFQKNYFKKHKPLLIKNFASRWDAFDKWNFDFIREKAGEQDVPLYDNKPADASKSTDAPVTHMKMKDYIDTIKSKPSDLRIFFYIITDRLPELLKNFTYPDLGMKFFKRLPTLFFGGSDAYVLMHYDVDLGDFLHIHFEGKKRILLFDQKQSPYLYKVPLSVHTIYDVDYENPDYEKFPALKYAKGYEIFMEHGDALFIPGAFWHFNRYLEPGFSMSLRALPNKPNVFANMLYHVFIMRYTDKLMRKLFKEKWVNYKQKWAYEKSTEALAKNLNNR, from the coding sequence ATGATTCTCGAAAACGTAGATGTTGTCAACGATATCAGTAAAGAAGATTTTCAGAAAAATTATTTTAAAAAGCATAAACCTCTCTTAATTAAAAATTTTGCGAGCCGTTGGGATGCTTTCGATAAATGGAATTTCGATTTTATCCGCGAAAAAGCAGGTGAACAGGACGTTCCGTTGTATGATAACAAACCGGCAGATGCTTCCAAAAGTACAGACGCTCCCGTCACACACATGAAAATGAAGGATTACATCGATACCATAAAAAGTAAGCCTTCAGATCTGCGTATTTTCTTTTACATTATCACTGACAGACTTCCTGAGTTGCTGAAAAATTTCACCTATCCTGATCTTGGAATGAAGTTTTTTAAACGACTTCCCACTTTATTTTTCGGGGGAAGTGATGCCTATGTTTTGATGCATTATGATGTCGATTTGGGAGATTTTCTTCATATTCATTTCGAAGGAAAGAAGAGAATTTTATTGTTTGATCAAAAACAATCGCCTTACTTATATAAAGTTCCGCTATCGGTTCACACAATCTATGATGTAGATTATGAAAATCCTGATTACGAAAAATTTCCGGCTTTGAAATATGCAAAAGGCTATGAGATATTTATGGAACATGGTGATGCGCTTTTTATTCCGGGAGCATTTTGGCATTTTAACAGATATTTAGAACCCGGATTTTCCATGTCTCTACGAGCTTTGCCTAATAAGCCTAACGTTTTTGCAAATATGCTCTATCATGTTTTCATTATGAGATATACAGACAAACTAATGCGAAAGCTTTTTAAAGAAAAATGGGTGAATTATAAGCAGAAATGGGCGTATGAAAAAAGTACGGAAGCTTTGGCTAAAAATTTAAATAATAGATGA